DNA from Desulfurobacteriaceae bacterium:
AAAGGTATAAAGATACGGTAATAACTGCTAATGACGTTGACTTTAGGAAATTAAAAAATAGGATAGGAATTAGGTGTTTTAATATAAAGAGTGGGAAATTGGCTGAACATTTTTTCTTAGTTATAAAAGCCCCACAAGGGGGCAGGAGAGTTCTAAGATAGGATTTCATCAATAGTAATAACGTCTCCAACTTTTCCAGCAATGTCTGGTCCTGGCTTGAGGGTTTTCTTACCAGGTCTCCAGTTAGCCGGACAAGCTTCGTCCGGATGTTCGTAAACGTACTTCCACGCGTCAAGTTGTCTTAAAAGTTCGTTTACGTTTCTACCAACTGGTAGGTTAAGAACTTCTTCTGCTACTATAATGCCGTCTGGATTAATAATAAACCTTCCTCTTCTTGCAATTCCTGCATCTTCCATGTATACGCCGTATTTTCTAGCGACTTCTCCTGTCGGATCAGCACCGAGTAAGAATTTAACGTTCTTCATAAGAGGTTCTACCTTGCAGAAGATTTGGTGGCTAAATACTGTGTCTGTAGAGATAGCGAGAACTTCTGCTCCACGTGCTTTGATCTCATCGTATTTCGCTGCGACCGCAGCGAGTTCTGTTGGTCAGACAAATGTAAAATCGGCTGGATAGAAGCAGAGAACTAAGAATTTCCCTTCGTTGTTTGGAACGTAGTCGGAAAGCTTAACCTTATCATACTTGTCGTTTACAGGATCGTAAACCTGTACTTCAAACTCTGGAGCCTTTTGCCCTACAAGAGCCATATCTTTCCTCCCTGAAAGTGTTTTTCAAATTTAAATTAATATCACCTATAGATAAATCAACTATTGTTTGGATAGACTATATCTATAATTTTGATCTGCAAAACTTCATAAAGGAGTTTTTCGTGTTCAGGACTGTAGAGAAGAAAGTTGAAGAGCCACAAAAGCTAATTGATATAGTGTCTGCAGAAGTTGAAAGCAGGAAAAAAGCAAAAAAGATCATAGATGAGGGTTTATGTTCAGTAAACGGCGTTAAGAATCTCTATTACAGGAAACTTGTAAAACCTCAAAGTATTGTCAGATTTTCGGTTCCTGAATTCCTTTTTAAGAAGAAAGATTTTCAAATTCTTTTTGAAGATGAATACTTAATAGTTGTAAACAAACCTCCATTTATTAATAGCAATAAAGATTTTCCCAACATAGAAGTTCTTTTAAGAAAAAAGTATAAAGATGCCTTGGTAGTTCATAGACTTGATAAACATACTACTGGAGCTCTCATTGTTGCTAAGTCAAAAAGGGTGTTTGATCTTTTTGTTGATCTTTTCAAAAAGAGGAAAGTCAAGAAGATTTACACTGTACTCGTAGCAGATGAAATTTCAAAAAAGAAAGGAAGAATAACCATTCCTTTAGATGGAAAGGAAGCAGTTACAAATTTCAGATTAATAGAAGATTTGGGATCAACTTCCCTCTTAGAGGTAGAAATCTTAACTGGAAGAAAACATCAAATAAGGAAACATTTTTCCTTTTTAAGCCATCCTGTCGTAGGAGAGTTTAAATACTGGAAAAGAAGATTTAAAAACCCTCTGCACCTTTTTGCTCCAAGGATTATGCTACATGCGAAACTTATAGCCTTCCCTCATCCAGTTAATGGGAGAACGGTTAGGGTAGAAGCTCCCCTTTTTAAAGATTTTGAGGATTATTTAGAGTTTTTAAAGAAAGGGGGAAGCATCCCCCAAAGTTAACGTTCAAGGAATATGCTTAAATCTATATCGAGACCACAGTTTCTAAGTTTCCTAAGAGCTTTAGATTCTATCTGCCTTATTCTTTCTCTAGTAACCTTTAATTCTTTTCCTACCTGTTCTAGCGTATGTTCTGGATAACCATCAAGTCCAAAACGAAGTTTTAAAACGAGAGCCTCTCTTTCACTAAGTTGAGATAGCAGTTGGGATACCTTTTCCTGTAGATCCTTTTTGATAACCTCATTTTCAGGGATTGGGCTTTTGGTATCCTCTATAAAGTTTCCAAGTGTGCTGTCTTCATCATCCCCAATTGGGGTTTCAAGAGA
Protein-coding regions in this window:
- a CDS encoding peroxiredoxin, which produces MALVGQKAPEFEVQVYDPVNDKYDKVKLSDYVPNNEGKFLVLCFYPADFTFVUPTELAAVAAKYDEIKARGAEVLAISTDTVFSHQIFCKVEPLMKNVKFLLGADPTGEVARKYGVYMEDAGIARRGRFIINPDGIIVAEEVLNLPVGRNVNELLRQLDAWKYVYEHPDEACPANWRPGKKTLKPGPDIAGKVGDVITIDEILS
- a CDS encoding RluA family pseudouridine synthase → MFRTVEKKVEEPQKLIDIVSAEVESRKKAKKIIDEGLCSVNGVKNLYYRKLVKPQSIVRFSVPEFLFKKKDFQILFEDEYLIVVNKPPFINSNKDFPNIEVLLRKKYKDALVVHRLDKHTTGALIVAKSKRVFDLFVDLFKKRKVKKIYTVLVADEISKKKGRITIPLDGKEAVTNFRLIEDLGSTSLLEVEILTGRKHQIRKHFSFLSHPVVGEFKYWKRRFKNPLHLFAPRIMLHAKLIAFPHPVNGRTVRVEAPLFKDFEDYLEFLKKGGSIPQS